AGAATATTAAGGTCATCTTTATTTCAGCTTTTAATCAATATGCAATAAAAGCTTTTAAATACAGTGCCGTTGATTATATACTGAAACCGATAAATATTTTAGAATTTATAAAAGCAGTAAATAAAGCAATAAATTTTATCGAAAAACATAATAATTACAGTATTTTATTAGAAAATATTAAATCAGATTTTCCGTCAAAATTGGCAATGAATATTAGCACAGGAGTTGAGTTTATTGATATAAATGATATTATTTATATTGAAGGAGACGGCAGATATTCTAAAATATTTGTAAAAGGCGGAAAAGAATACCTTGAAGCTAAAATAATATCTTATTTTGAAGAAATATTGAATGAACATATTTTTTTAAGAATTCATAAATCATATGGCTTTAGTTTAAAATGGCGATGTTTTGTTATTGTAAATATTTTTGACAGCATATAAGTATTCTGCTCGAGCATTAGTATTAACAAGACTCATAAGTACAATTTTTTTCATATAATCCTCTTGCTTAAATTTTTCTTTAAGCCGAAACCAATTTAGATAGTTTTGTAAATATTTTGTTGCAACTCCGTATAAATCATTGTTTATCCAGTTTTTAAGCCTGCTATGTAAAGAATTTATATTTTGAATATGAAATTTACCTTGTTTCACAAATTCATTCAAATTAGCTTTAAGAACATGATGTTCAATATTATTGTCAGAAGCAAAGCCTTTGTAACTTACATGTCCGTCAGAGCATAAAATTGTTTGTTCATTTATTCTTCTTCCAATAGCTTTTTCTATATCTTTTTTACTTATTCTGCCGAAGCAAGATGCGTTTATAGAGATTGCTTCCTTTCTGTCAGCAGTAGCAATTACTGCAACTTGTTCTTCACTAATACCTTTAGTTTTAACTTGTTTACCTCGTTTTCTTGACTTGCGAATTAATTTGGCCGAGCCTTTCTCGGAGTGCAAAAAAAAAGTTTCATCGCTTTCTGTTATTCCGAGAAACATATCTTCACCTGCTTCTTTTATTGATTGTGTTATTTTATGTCGCCAATCGAAAGCCGTTTTCTTATTTATACTCAATTTTTCTTTTATTTTATCTAGACTTAAACCTTGTTGCATTAATTTTAAATAATCGGCAAGTTTTTCTTTTTTGTGAATTTGAGCCATCCATGTTCCTGTATAAGGTGTAAATGTGCGATTACAACTTTTACATTTATATCTTTGGACTCCATTATCCTTCCCCATTTTTACATACTTTACATTTCCGCAATGAGGACATACTCCTTGTTTTTCATTAAATTTTATTTCCCGTATATCTATTAATCTTAAATCCGAATTTGATTTCATTGCTGTTAAGCTTGATAGCAGCTTGTCTTGTTCATGCATCGGTAAACTTTTGAAATACGATTTTATTGTTGATGTATCCATAACTATAAATTTTCTACAAAGATACAATAAATAAACGTCATATTAAACTAAAGCCATAACTTTATAGAAAATGAAAAAAGTTTTAATTATCCTCTTATTGATATTTCCGCTATACGCACGGGCAGATTATTGGGACCATTTAACACGTGAGGAGGCCGAAGAAGTTCAGGCTTTTCTTAGCAATTGTCCGTTTATATTAGACTATTGCGATTGTTGTGATTTTGAAGGAGAATATGCGACAAAAGCTTATTTGATGAAAGTAACTTCAACTGAAATTGTAACATGCCATTGGGATGACGCTTACTATAGTGTAAAGGCCAAAGTGGATATAATTGCAGAATTACCCTATTCTGAAAATGGCCTTAACATAACGAAGCCATTGAAAAACAGCAATAAAGACGATTTAATAA
This genomic window from Bacteroidales bacterium contains:
- a CDS encoding LytTR family DNA-binding domain-containing protein — protein: NIKVIFISAFNQYAIKAFKYSAVDYILKPINILEFIKAVNKAINFIEKHNNYSILLENIKSDFPSKLAMNISTGVEFIDINDIIYIEGDGRYSKIFVKGGKEYLEAKIISYFEEILNEHIFLRIHKSYGFSLKWRCFVIVNIFDSI